In Pyrus communis chromosome 8, drPyrComm1.1, whole genome shotgun sequence, one genomic interval encodes:
- the LOC137741801 gene encoding F-box/kelch-repeat protein At1g57790-like yields the protein MSNCAKRYESQWSYLPPELVSDIADRLGTDELQSFRTVCKAWNSASYTAVAKVEPAPDIKPWFLLYGITDNELNKDSDLQNQLLVKKSGEKYPICLPQLDGTTTCLASNQGWLLLFQPGGSMFFFRPFVPMKIDLPKFPASELSDHVAAFSSPPTSQDCMVCVMSRKSDGEFELNVLHRGANEWTQHKYDRPIDTIKCAAYRNGEFYFLDSKSGYITFAKDLSWNRDYLVEVSNEETECRPSRDYFYTEDSYFQTEDMKKKLGLADDVSISTCGTLKQYDGLPEFVFNETISSNRVQELESRQFKGVWIYPKMFYQTSLKDEIW from the coding sequence ATGAGCAACTGTGCCAAAAGGTACGAAAGCCAATGGTCCTATCTCCCCCCCGAACTTGTCTCCGACATAGCAGACCGTCTAGGCACCGATGAGCTTCAAAGTTTTCGCACTGTCTGCAAGGCTTGGAATTCAGCTTCTTACACAGCTGTAGCCAAAGTCGAACCTGCACCGGATATTAAACCCTGGTTTCTACTCTATGGGATCACGGACAATGAGCTTAACAAAGATTCTGATCTTCAAAACCAGTTATTGGTAAAAAAAAGTGGAGAAAAGTACCCGATATGTCTTCCGCAACTTGATGGAACGACAACTTGCCTTGCCTCGAACCAAGGATGGCTTCTTTTGTTCCAACCAGGAGGTTCAATGTTCTTTTTTCGCCCCTTCGTTCCAATGAAAATAGACCTCCCGAAATTCCCAGCCTCAGAGCTCTCTGATCATGTTGCTGCATTTTCGTCTCCCCCAACTTCCCAAGATTGCATGGTTTGCGTCATGAGCCGGAAGAGTGATGGAGAATTTGAGCTGAATGTGCTTCACCGTGGAGCCAATGAATGGACACAACACAAGTATGATCGTCCCATTGATACAATCAAATGCGCTGCTTATCGCAACGGAGAATTCTACTTTCTAGACAGCAAGAGTGGTTACATCACGTTTGCTAAAGACTTGAGCTGGAATCGTGATTATTTAGTTGAAGTTAGCAATGAAGAGACTGAATGCAGGCCATCGCGGGATTATTTTTATACCGAGGACAGTTATTTTCAGACGGAGGACATGAAGAAGAAGCTGGGGTTGGCAGATGATGTCTCGATATCTACGTGTGGGACACTAAAGCAGTATGATGGCCTTCCCGAGTTTGTTTTCAATGAGACTATTTCCAGTAATCGTGTTCAAGAACTTGAAAGCCGGCAATTCAAAGGGGTATGGATCTACCCGAAAATGTTCTATCAAACCTCTCTGAAAGATGAGATATGGTAA